In Colletotrichum higginsianum IMI 349063 chromosome 1, whole genome shotgun sequence, one genomic interval encodes:
- a CDS encoding Mitochondrial tricarboxylate transporter: MSTATSATAATKDESQPIKKGGPTVLRSILAGSTAGAVEIAITYPAEFAKTRSQLNRNLTAGQKLPWPPFGAQWYAGCTTLIIGNSLKAGIRFVAFDQYKTLLADADGKISGPKTVLAGFGAGVTESALAVTPFESIKTTLIDDKKSGKPRMRGFLSAVPIIARERGLRGFFQGFVPTTARQAANSAVRFSAYNMLKQLAESYTAPGEKLGAVGTFAMGGIAGLITVYATQPLDTIKTRMQSITARTQYGNSFRCAAMILKQEGVLTLWSGALPRLARLVVSGGLVFTMYEKSMDLMNKVDPEGRYI, encoded by the exons aTGTCGACCGCGACCAGTGCCACCGCGGCGACCAAGGATGAGTCGCAGCCCATCAAGAAGGGCGGGCCCACGGTCCTGCGATCCATTCTGGCTGGGTCTACGGCCGGCGCTGTTGAGATTG CCATTACCTACCCTGCCGAGT TTGCCAAAACCCGTTCGCAGCTGAACCGGAACTTGACTGCTGGACAAAAGCTGCCGTGGCCGCCCTTCGGAGCGCAGTGGTATGCCGGCTGTACGACGCTGATCATTGGCAACTCGCTCAAAGCGGGCATCC GATTCGTTGCCTTTGACCAGTACAAGACGCTacttgccgacgccgatggcaAAATCTCCGGGCCCAAGACGGTgctcgccggcttcggcgccggtgtaACGGAATCGGCCCTCGCCGTGACGCCGTTTGAGAGCATCAAGACCACGCT gatcgacgacaagaagtCGGGCAAACCCCGAATGCGCGGCTTCCTCAGTGCCGTTCCCATCATCGCCCGTGAGCGCGGCCTCCGCGGTTTCTTCCAGGGCTTTGTGCCCACGACGGCGCGACAGGCGGCGAACAGTGCAGTCCGGTTTAGCGCGTACAACATGCTCAAGCAGCTGGCCGAGTCCTACACGGCGCCGGGGGAGAAGCTGGGCGCCGTCGGAACCTTCGCCATGGGCGGCATCGCGGGCCTGATCACGGTCTACGCGACGCAGCCGCTCGACACGATCAAGACGCGCATGCAGAGCATCACGGCGCGGACGCAGTACGGCAACTCGTTCCGCTGCGCGGCCATGATCCTGAAGCAGGAGGGGGTGCTGACGCTGTGGAGTGGCGCGCTGCCGCGACTGGCGCGTCTGGTTGTAAGCGGCGGGCTGGTGTTCACCATGTACGAGAAGAGTATGGACCTGATGAACAAGGTGGACCCAGAGGGAAGATACATCTAA
- a CDS encoding Metal homeostatis protein bsd2 produces MAGRYERVNAQDDDDFNSPNSAPSRHPQPVPNSPPPSFHSRASSRDRANRGVDTTLADAFDTDGDDSDEDADDRQRLVRTDSTHASADASRNQSSDARPPADRQVTQLPPTTASAAGAPATPFRIYGSGIQNEGVFSNLTAKPERGGQTKEEQPPTYEQAAADAAPPYWETTILAPGLGGPDEVYIDGMPVGSLFSFLWNGMISMSFQIVGFILTYLLHSTHAAKNGSRAGLGITLIQYGFYMKGTTEGDHPPKMNGQDGYAAPPDPNSHNFDPNAVTGEGGGGVTDITGQEWIAYILMVVGWFILIRSLSDYLKARRHEQLVLQSPDRGLPVPIIADGESSERVV; encoded by the exons ATGGCTGGACGTTATGAGAGG GTAAATGCccaagatgacgacgacttcAACAGCCCCAACTCTGCGCCGTCAAGACACCCACAACCCGTACCTAattctcctcctccctcatTTCATTCGAGAGCATCATCGCGCGACCGCGCCAACCGCGGAGTCGACACGACCCTCGCCGATGCCTTCGATACAGACGGCGACGATAGTGatgaagacgccgacgaccgACAAAGATTAGTCCGCACCGACTCCACCCACGCCTCCGCCGACGCATCACGCAACCAGTCTTCGGATGCGAGACCCCCCGCCGACAGGCAGGTCACCCAGCTTCCTCCGACGACAGCCTCGGCCGCAGGTGCGCCTGCGACGCCCTTTCGCATCTACGGCAGCGGTATCCAGAATGAGGGCGTCTTCTCCAACTTGACGGCGAAGCCCGAGCGCGGTGGTCAGACAAAGGAGGAGCAACCTCCG ACGTACGAACAAGCCGCCGCTGATGCGGCGCCACCCTACTGGGAGACGACGATCCTGGCCCCCGGCCTCGGTGGACCCGACGAAGTCTACATCGACGGAATGCCGGTCGGTTCCCTCTTCAGCTTCCTCTGGAACGGCATGATCTCCATGTCGTTCCAGATTGTCGGGTTCATCCTCACCTACCTTCTACACTCGACTCACGCCGCCAAGAACGGATCACGCGCCGGCCTCGGTATCACGTTGATCCAGTACGGTTTCTACATGAAGGGCACGACGGAAGGCGACCACCCGCCCAAGATGAACGGGCAAGACGGATACGCGGCACCGCCGGACCCGAACTCGCACAACTTCGACCCCAACGCCGTGACGGgtgagggcggcggtggcgtgACGGACATTACCGGACAAGAGTGGATTGCGTACATTCTGATGGTGGTCGGGTGGTTCATTCTCATTAGGTCTCTCAGCGACTACCTGAAGGCACGGCGCCACGAGCAACTGGTCCTGCAGAGCCCCGACCGCGGGCTCCCCGTGCCCATCATTGCCGATGGCGAGTCGTCAGAGAGAGTGGTGTAG
- a CDS encoding Protein-L-isoaspartate O-methyltransferase, with amino-acid sequence MAWRSSGATNEELVENMWKRGLIKDQRVKDAFLKVDRAHYAPGAPYEDSPQSIGHKATISAPHMHATAAESLLPHILPSDKKPAPRVLDIGSGSGYLTHLLAELAGEKGLVVGLEHIQALRDLGEKNMGKSAEGRELLESGRVRFHIGDGRKGWTEPPRGREEAAGTGWDAIHVGAAAVELHQDLVDQLRAPGRMFIPVEDDNGHGQYVWAVDKKEDGSVVKERLFGVRYVPLTDAPKP; translated from the exons ATGGCCTGGCGAAGCTCCGGCGCGACAAATGAGGAACTGGTGGAGAACATGTGGAAGCGTGGGCTTATCAAGGACCAAAGGGTCAAGGACGCATTTCTCAAG GTTGATCGCGCACACTACGCCCCCGGCGCACCATACGAAGACTCGCCCCAATCCATAGGTCACAAGGCCACCATTTCAGCTCCCCACATGcatgccaccgccgccgaatCCCTTCTTCCACACATCCTTCCCTCCGACAAGAAGCCCGCGCCGCGGGTGCTCGATATTGGCTCTGGGTCGGGTTACCTAACacacctcctcgccgagctcgcgggAGAGAAGGGGCTCGTGGTGGGGCTGGAGCATATTCAGGCGCTGCGCGATCTCGGCGAGAAGAACATGGGCAAGAGCGCCGAGGGACGGGAACTGCTCGAAAGCGGTCGGGTGAGGTTCCATATCGGCGACGGGCGGAAGGGGTGGACCGAGCCACCAAGGGGCCGCGAAGAGGCGGCCGGGACCGGGTGGGATGCCAtccacgtcggcgccgctgcGGTGGAGCTTCACCAGGACTTGGTGGATCAGCTCAGGGCTCCGGGGAG GATGTTCATCCctgtcgaggacgacaacggccACGGCCAGTACGTGTGGGCAGTtgacaagaaggaggatggGTCTGTTGTCAAGGAAAGGCTGTTTGGCGTTCGATATGTGCCACTGACTGATGCGCCCAAGCCGTAA
- a CDS encoding HET domain-containing protein, translated as MGTDLRGSSCVVQRRSVCTVIPAPPSPGGSYKTSFVRKNPTYVWLDITALRTGWKATRFRSGSEAHRVVDLYVGAEHRDPEAWNPYFEPVIAGLRFESPKNPEVRVDVVVGWRRRVDGEWKLWFHA; from the exons ATGGGGACAGATCTCCGCGGATCGTCCTGCGTCG TCCAGAGACGGAGCGTGTGCACGGTGAtcccggcgccgccaagcccGGGGGGGAGCTACAAGACTTCATTCGTCAGGAAGAATCCGACCTATGTGTGGCTTGACATCACCGCTCTTAGGACCGGGTGGAAGGCGACGAGGTTCCGGAGCGGGAGCGAGGCGCACAGGGTGGTGGACTTGTACGTGGGTGCCGAACACAGGGATCCCGAGGCCTGGAACCCGTATTTCGAGCCGGTGATCGCGGGGCTAAGATTTGAGTCGCCAAAGAACCCGGAAGTCCGggtcgacgtcgtggtcgggtggaggagaagggtgGACGGAGAGTGGAAGCTTTGGTTTCACGCCTGA
- a CDS encoding Carboxylic ester hydrolase — protein MEPTNALFLGITLFLWCTVSTGKPFLPVVDLGYEVHQAISYNESTGNYNFTNIRYAQAPVGDLRFRAPEPPVRRNPVVQIGDQGRICPQAMPEWTLISGQFTQAFAAGNASSFDFSAAEEKAQATMNKTGWPAPWANPNSHTTEDCLFLDVVVPKTIFDRANNYSNSSFASTRRRKGAPVLVWIHGGAYVIGNKIYDNSADPSGLIRASQQNGEDGMIFISINYRLGALGWLAGPSLQASGGASNAGLLDQRLALDWIQENIHMFGGDPDRVTVMGGSAGGGSIVHHITGYGGMRPPSFKGAITLSAGWVPISSQYQQESGAQAFLRHLNVTTIEEARSADTKDVILANALAIGSSIWTSFTYGPAVDGLLVPAQPGISLLKGEFDHNVSVMTGHTSNEGPYFSPPNVTTDEDLSSDLLALYPGAQPPTIQYLLNDLYPTPGLNRTLELFANLGFTCNTDYLRQAFDNRTYNYEFRVAPGTHGTDFPYAFYSGPNPNETEDGIHVGSLGPVDVRLAQTLQGYITNFVREGQPNGLGLPDFPVAGSNASMLAFGLGGVSVYDGTATFDRCKWLQKYLYT, from the exons ATGGAACCTACAAACGCCCTTTTCTTGGGGATCACACTCTTTCTGTGGTGTACTGTCTCTACCGGGAAACCGTTCCTACCGGTGGTTGACCTCGGGTACGAAGTCCACCAAGCCATTTCATACAAT GAGTCCACGGGCAATTACAACTTCACCAACATTAGATATGCTCAGGCGCCAGTTGGTGACCTCCGGTTCCGTGCCCCCGAGCCGCCCGTTCGCCGCAATCCTGTTGTACAGATCGGTGACCAAGGACGAATCTGCCCTCAGGCCATGCCTGAATGGACTTTGATCTCGGGGCAATTTACGCAAGCATTTGCCGCCGGGAACGCCTCCTCTTTTGATTTCTCGGCTGCGGAAGAGAAGGCCCAGGCCACCATGAACAAAACGGGCTGGCCTGCCCCATGGGCTAACCCCAACTCACACACGACAGAAGACTGCTTGTTCCTTGACGTAGTGGTTCCAAAGACTATCTTTGACAGGGCGAATAATTATTCGAACTCTAGTTTTGCTTCTACAAGACGTCGCAAGGGAGCTCCCGTCTTGGTCTG GATCCACGGGGGTGCCTACGTAATTGGCAACAAGATATACGACAACAGCGCTGATCCGAGTGGTCTCATCCGGGCAAGCCAGCAAAATGGAGAAGATGGAATGATATTCATCAGCATCAACTATCGTCTAGGCGCTCTCGGCTGGCTTGCCGGACCAAGTCTACAGGCATCTGGTGGCGCTTCCAATGCTGGCCTTCTAGATCAACGCCTGGCTTTGGACTGGATCCAGGAAAACATCCACATGTTTGGAGGGGATCCTGACAGAGTGACAGTCATGGGAG GCTCAGCCGGAGGTGGTAGCATTGTGCATCACATTACGGGTTATGGAGGGATGAGACCGCCGTCTTTCAAAGGTGCGATCACTTTGTCGGCTGGATGGGTCCCCATCTCTTCCCAATATCAGCAGGAGAGTGGTGCccaagccttcttgaggCACCTGAACGTCACCACAATTGAGGAAGCTCGATCCGCAGACACCAAGGATGTCATACTGGCCAATGCGCTCGCCATCGGCTCTTCTATCTGGACCAGCTTCACTTACGGGCCAGCTGTAGACGGTCTTCTTGTCCCAGCCCAGCCGGGGATTTCGCTGTTGAAGGGCGAATTCGACCACAACGTTTCAGTCATGACCGGCCACACTTCAAACGAAGGCCCTTACTTCAGCCCCCCAAACGTTACTACCGATGAGGATCTGTCCTCTGACCTTCTTGCTCTCTATCCCGGCGCCCAGCCACCGACAATTCAGTACCTTCTCAACGACCTCTATCCGACTCCAGGCCTAAATCGCACGCTTGAACTATTCGCAAACTTGGGGTTCACCTGTAATACGGACTACCTACGGCAGGCATTTGACAACAGGACATACAACTACGAGTTTCGAGTCGCCCCAGGAACACACGGGACCGATTTTCCTTACGCTTTTTACAGCGGCCCGAATCCCAACGAGACTGAGGACGGTATTCACGTGGGATCCCTGGGCCCGGTTGATGTTCGACTAGCCCAGACACTCCAGGGATACATCACCAACTTCGTGCGGGAAGGACAACCAAATGGGCTTGGGCTGCCGGATTTCCCTGTGGCCGGCTCGAATGCGTCTATGCTAGctttcggcctcggcggcgtttCAGTTTACGATGGAACTGCAACCTTTGATCGATGCAAATGGCTCCAAAAGTATTTGTACACTTGA
- a CDS encoding Retinol dehydrogenase 12 has protein sequence MSVEHSVSDPQARRNRRSHRKSRLGCAFCKRRKIKCDEKRPACTQCAKRSLRCVYISYVDQCNVENDSSEHPDAATPTSSLPVEVRHASLEVQDFQLFHHFCSFTAPSFTPDKEKQSFWNMTVPQLSFKHPFLLHAILAVAGLHLDHIEKQRLCPRPLWYGAQATRHWEAALRLATPRLLEMNSDSYAAHYLFATITCLHTVAVGPQEGKFLLFNDNAAPSDWIVFFRGMRSIQDTRDLLDREDDEWALAFILSEVDLEAVDTDGALPFASEGLEELQGFLEEYVISQDPGRQSYLKAFRLLQSCYSLVFSERDRSLRGSAHVIFAWLYQVSDQYLKLLEEKEPRALIIFAYFVVLVKQMESGWMWTRWPGHLISGVWKSLPPRWRIKIRWPMVRVGWLPSSSWVEEKDVRNVDQNPVRSF, from the exons ATGTCGGTAGAGCACAGCGTATCGGATCCGCAGGCCAGACGCAACCGTAGGTCGCATCGTAAGTCCCGACTCGGGTGTGCCTTTTGTAAGCGCCGCAAAATCAAG TGCGACGAGAAGAGGCCTGCTTGCACTCAGTGCGCCAAACGTTCTCTTCGTTGCGTCTACATTTCCTATGTCGACCAGTGCAACGTTGAAAATGATTCATCGGAGCATCCAGATGCCGCCACACCTACCTCTAGCCTACCTGTCGAGGTCCGTCATGCATCGCTAGAAGTCCAGGACTTCCAGCTATTCCACCATTTCTGCTCCTTCACAGCACCGAGCTTCACCCCAGACAAGGAAAAACAGTCTTTCTGGAACATGACCGTTCCGCAGCTCTCCTTCAAACACCCGTTTCTTCTCCATGCCATCCTTGCCGTAGCTGGTCTCCATTTGGACCACATCGAGAAACAGAGACTCTGTCCCCGGCCACTTTGGTACGGGGCACAAGCCACGCGGCACTGGGAAGCGGCTCTACGCCTTGCAACCCCCCGCCTGCTGGAGATGAACTCGGACTCGTACGCGGCTCACTACCTCTTCGCCACCATCACATGCCTCCACACCGTCGCAGTCGGACCCCAGGAGGGGAAATTTCTTCTGTTCAATGACAACGCCGCGCCGTCGGACTGGATCGTATTCTTCCGGGGCATGCGCTCTATCCAGGACACCCGGGATCTTCTTGATCGGGAAGATGACGAATGGGCCCTGGCATTTATCTTGTCTGAGGTTGACCTCGAAGCTGTCGACACGGACGGTGCGCTCCCCTTCGCCAGCGAGGGGCTCGAGGAGCTTCAAGGGTTTCTAGAAGAATACGTCATCTCGCAGGACCCAGGCCGCCAATCTTACCTGAAGGCATTCCGCCTCCTACAGTCCTGCTATAGCTTGGTATTCAGCGAGAGGGACCGCTCGCTCAGAGGATCGGCTCACGTCATCTTCGCGTGGCTATACCAGGTGTCGGACCAGTATCTGAAACTACTCGAGGAGAAAGAGCCGCGGGCGCTGATCATATTCGCCTACTTCGTTGTGCTCGTGAAGCAGATGGAGTCGGGGTGGATGTGGACAAGGTGGCCAGGCCACTTGATATCAGGAGTCTGGAAATCCCTGCCACCCAGGTGGAGGATCAAGATTCGGTGGCCCATGGTTCGGGTTGGCTGGCtccccagcagcagctgggTTGAGGAGAAAGACGTGCGTAACGTTGACCAGAACCCGGTGCGCAGCTTCTAG
- a CDS encoding Alpha beta hydrolase fold family, which translates to MLVGKSVPELILVRSMVIFFQYLGLGCFLYFWFIFAIAGVPGIAHPVSIVIEVVGAIEILFYLVWFIPYRSRLQKPGPQPTPLSRDERRRFFYDGLDHVPDVEQYIRKWHCNAQLGDIRRENLKDWLLWALFDKQGHPAEHEEELEEYIADAEERAGVTIKGGFGDSAPMRLSFDPIEITHRSLLFYLITGSLDFFATLVLFIRGFKFYRQPRSTFFSVFPWRPMTLLSPNESADPRLSYFCRPHTSTTQRPILFMHGVGMGMLPYLLWLWSIPKDVGVLAIEILPVSSRICPPLQTTKELVDGIDAIIMQQAYTDFVFAGHSFGTLLASPLLKRPDIAARINSIVLIDPVSLLLHLPAVAYNFTRRRPRWGNEWEIWLVATDPMVAHTLARRFRWQDFILWTPQLQGKRTTVVVGGEDCVTDPSAVASYVYFGDLNYTRHDKLEWATTPERWTGRGELELMYLDGMDHGQAFLSVKHMPQIGNVVLAYTHLKGTMESRQADAAKEEELNQI; encoded by the exons ATGCTCGTGGGAAAGTCGGTCCCAGAACTCATCCTCGTGCGGTCCATGGTGATCTTCTTCCAATACCTTGGACTCGGCTGCTTCCTCTACTTTTGGTTCATCTTCGCCATAGCAGGCGTCCCCGGCATTGCGCACCCCGTTtccatcgtcatcgaggtcgtcggcgccatcgaaATCCTCTTCTACCTGGTCTGGTTCATCCCCTATCGGAGCCGCCTACAGAAACCGGGGCCTCAACCAACGCCGCTGTCACGAGATGAGCGTCGACGGTTCTTCTATGATGGCCTGGATCATGTGCCCGATGTGGAACAGTACATTCGGAAATGGCACTGCAacgcccagctcggcgacaTACGGAGggagaacttgaaggactGGTTGTTGTGGGCGCTGTTCGACAAGCAGGGCCATCCGGCAGAGcacgaggaggagctcgaggaatacatcgccgatgccgaggagcgGGCCGGCGTCACCATCAAGGGCGGCTTTGGAGATTCCGCCCCGATGCGCCTCAGCTTCGACCCCATCGAGATCACCCATCGAAGCTTGTTGTTTTACCTT ATTACTGGCTCGCTCGACTTCTTCGCcaccctcgtcctcttcatcAGGGGCTTCAAGTTCTACCGTCAACCACGCAGCACCTTCTTTTCCGTCTTCCCCTGGCGGCCCATGACCCTCCTCTCGCCCAACGAGTCCGCCGACCCGAGACTCAGCTACTTCTGCCGCCCACACACGTCCACGACCCAGCGTCCCATTCTCTTCATGCACGGCGTCGGCATGGGCATGCTCCCCTACCTCCTCTGGCTCTGGAGCATCCCAAaggacgtcggcgtcctcgccatTGAGATCCTCCCCGTCTCCTCGCGCATCTGCCCACCCTTGCAGACCACCAAGGAACTAGTCGATGGCATTGACGCCATCATCATGCAGCAGGCTTACACCGACTTCGTCTTTGCCGGCCACTCCTTCGGCACCCTTCTCGCGTCGCCCTTGCTCAAGCGTCCCGACATCGCCGCTAGGATCAACTCGATCGTCCTCATCGACCCCGTCTCCCTGCTCCTCCACCTGCCCGCCGTGGCCTACAACTTCACCCgaaggaggccaagatggGGCAATGAGTGGGAGATCTGGCTCGTCGCCACAGACCCAATGGTTGCGCACACGCTCGCCCGTCGGTTCCGCTGGCAGGATTTCATTCTGTGGACGCCGCAGCTTCAGGGCAAGCGCacgacggtggtggtgggcggcgaggactgCGTGACGGACCCGAGCGCCGTAGCTAGCTACGTCTACTTTGGCGACCTCAACTACACCCGCCACGACAAGCTCGAGTGGGCTACGACGCCCGAACGATGGACAGGCCGGGGAGAGCTGGAGCTGATGTACCTCGACGGCATGGACCACGGTCAGGCGTTCCTGAGCGTCAAGCACATGCCGCAGATCGGCAACGTCGTGTTGGCCTACACGCACCTCAAGGGGACCATGGAATCGAGACAAGCGGACGCagccaaagaagaagagctgAACCAGATATGA
- a CDS encoding Fungal specific transcription factor domain-containing protein yields the protein MSSANAKSVLFLGATGGCGLSALRRSLDAGFTCIALCRTPSKLTSVLPSEKYPNLRVEQGNAHEAAEVARHVVSPLDPTRFVDAVVSSIGAWFDMRKMNLEDVHVCEKGMAVLLDVIKNLRTEKGVSGSPRIIGLSSTGISKFGRDTPLLVAPLYKGLLHTPHEDKRAMEELLFASNEAWSVIRASFLTNGKEQPSGAVRVGIEDPVEGVEELAIGYSIAREDVGKWIFENILQKDGKDGFVRKVVTVTY from the coding sequence ATGTCGTCCGCCAACGCCAAGTCCGTTCTCTTCCTCGGAGCCACAGGAGGGTGTGGCCTGTCGGCTCTGCGCCGGTCTCTGGATGCCGGCTTCACGTGCATCGCCCTGTGCCGCACCCCGTCCAAGCTGACCTCCGTTCTGCCGTCCGAGAAGTATCCCAATCTGCGCGTCGAGCAGGGCAACGCCCACGAAGCTGCCGAGGTCGCCCGCCATGTCGTTTCGCCTCTTGACCCAACCCgcttcgtcgacgccgtcgtctcctccaTCGGCGCCTGGTTCGACATGCGGAAGATGAACCTCGAAGACGTTCACGTATGCGAAAAGGGCATGGCCGTCTTGCTCGATGTCATCAAGAACCTGCGCACCGAGAAGGGCGTCTCTGGAAGCCCACGCATTATTGGACTCAGCAGTACGGGCATCTCCAAGTTTGGGAGGGACACGCCTCTTCTTGTTGCGCCGCTCTACAAGGGCCTGTTGCACACACCTCATGAAGACAAGCGCGCcatggaggagctgctgTTCGCAAGCAACGAGGCCTGGTCTGTCATTCGCGCCAGCTTCCTCACCAACGGCAAAGAGCAGCCGTCTGGTGCCGTCCGGGTTGGTATCGAGGACCCTGTTGAGGGCGTGGAAGAGCTTGCTATTGGGTATTCCATTGCTCGTGAGGATGTTGGCAAGTGGATCTTTGAGAACATTCTTCAAAAAGATGGCAAGGATGGATTCGTTCGCAAAGTAGTGACTGTCACTTACTGA
- a CDS encoding Phospholipase/Carboxylesterase, with protein sequence MESPVEESTARHVCIVNPANGHKHTHTFILLHGRDSNCDKFSSEFFESEISEDLAELLARREGVYPDTAPHPRTLQALFLGFKWVFPNALPIFSERFGTPLNQWFDIWSVESPSERLEIQETGLRQNASFIAKVIADESRLVSRDRLYLGGISQGFTTAVTAYLAGGQQLGGLIGFSSWVHPALAQYGLLSVGEERLPVSGFSLTDGMKATSVFLGHSIDDDVVPIQNGRVLRDALRNIGQSNIEWHEYEHGGHWITEPKGVDDLVRFLRRTMD encoded by the coding sequence ATGGAATCGCCGGTCGAGGAATCGACTGCACGGCATGTGTGCATCGTCAACCCCGCAAACGGCCACAAGCATACACATACCTTCATTCTTCTCCACGGAAGAGACAGCAACTGCGACAAATTTTCGAGCGAGTTCTTTGAAAGCGAAATATCGGAAGACCTAGCCGAACTTCTTGCTCGGCGGGAGGGAGTATATCCAGACACAGCACCACACCCGCGAACCCTACAAGCTTTGTTCCTCGGCTTCAAATGGGTCTTTCCCAACGCTCTCCCGATCTTTTCTGAGCGTTTCGGCACGCCTTTGAACCAATGGTTTGACATTTGGTCAGTCGAGAGCCCAAGCGAGCGCCTCGAGATTCAAGAGACGGGTTTGAGGCAGAACGCCAGCTTCATTGCCAAGGTCATCGCCGATGAGTCACGTCTGGTGTCCCGGGATAGGCTATATCTAGGCGGCATTAGCCAAGGGTTTACCACGGCTGTGACTGCCTACTTGGCAGGCGGACAGCAATTGGGAGGCCTCATCGGATTCTCTAGCTGGGTCCATCCAGCGCTGGCACAGTATGGACTGCTAAGCGTCGGCGAAGAGCGTCTGCCGGTATCAGGGTTCAGTCTTACAGATGGGATGAAGGCTACTTCCGTCTTTCTCGGCCACTCAATTGATGACGATGTTGTTCCCATACAAAACGGGCGTGTCCTGCGGGACGCTTTGCGCAACATCGGTCAGTCGAACATTGAGTGGCATGAGTACGAACATGGCGGGCATTGGATTACTGAGCCTAAAGGCGTGGATGACCTTGTTCGCTTCCTAAGACGCACCATGGACTAG
- a CDS encoding Short-chain dehydrogenase, whose amino-acid sequence MSSKRILLVTGANTGIGYETVKALLQSERPYHIILGSRSADKGEAAIAQLKTEFPSTVSSLELIQVDVADDDSILKAFQTVKDKHGVLDVLVNNAGASHDFNPQTYNPDDIKTLRQNFNKSYDVNTSGTHVITHVFVPLLLKSTDPRVLFVTSGLSDLHGLETLGLSPLQPHSVPPAGWPKPYTMQAGYRSSKAALNMVMLNWHWLLKADGVKVWCISPGFLATGLGGNPELLRKMGAGEPSEGGNLIKKVVEGERDADVGKVVNKGGIQSW is encoded by the exons ATGTCTTCCAAGCGCATTCTGCTCGTTACCGGTGCCAATACGGGCATCGGATACGAAACCGTCAAGGCCTTGCTTCAATCCGAACGGCCGTACCACATCATTCTTGGATCAAGGTCTGCAGACAAGGGCGAAGCTGCCATCGCCCAACTCAAAACGGAATTTCCATCCACTGTCAGCTCCCTGGAGCTCATTCaagtcgacgtcgccgatgacgatTCTATTCTCAAGGCGTTCCAGACCGTCAAGGACAAGCATGGGGTTCTCGATGTCTTAGTAAACAACGCCG GCGCTTCTCATGACTTTAACCCTCAAACCTACAACCCAGATGATATCAAAACTCTCCGTCAAAACTTCAACAAATCATACGATGTCAACACTTCCGGTACCCATGTCATCACTCACGTATTCGTCCCACTTCTCCTCAAGTCCACCGATCCCCGTGTTTTGTTCGTCACCAGCGGGCTTTCAGACCTCCATGGCTTGGAGACGCTTGGTTTGTCCCCGCTTCAGCCTCATAGCGTTCCGCCGGCCGGTTGGCCAAAACCATACACTATGCAGGCAGGGTACCGCTCGAGCAAAGCCGCGCTCAACATGGTCATGCTGAACTGGCATTGGTTGctcaaggccgacggcgtgAAGGTGTGGTGTATTTCCCCGGGTTTCTTGGCCACTGGCCTGGGAGGAAATCCGGAGTTACTCAGGAAGATGGGCGCGGGGGAACCAAGCGAAGGAGGAAACTTGATCAAAAAGGTAGTAGAAGGCGAACGTGATGCTGATGTTGGTAAAGTTGTCAACAAGGGGGGAATTCAGTCTTGGTGA